In Gemmatimonadales bacterium, the genomic window TGGATCGTCGATGGCTGCAGCCCTTCCGCGATCGGGAGGTCGAGCGCCGTCCCGCCGTGCGACTCGACATTTGCCCGCGTCGTATCGAAATGGGTGTTGTTCGGAACGATGTCGCCGGGATTCACCATCGCGCCGAACAGAATCCGCTCCGCCGCGCGCCCCTGATGCGTGGGAATCACGTGATGCAGCCGCGTGATGTGCCGCACCGACTCCTCGAACCGGAAGAACGAATCAGCACCGGCG contains:
- a CDS encoding beta-eliminating lyase-related protein, which codes for MFSPKTIIEPFRIKSVEPIRQTTHQERSDALKAAHYNLFLLRAADVLIDLLTDSGTGAMSSRQWAGMMRGDESYAGADSFFRFEESVRHITRLHHVIPTHQGRAAERILFGAMVNPGDIVPNNTHFDTTRANVESHGGTALDLPIAEGLQPSTI